Proteins encoded together in one Variovorax paradoxus window:
- a CDS encoding transglutaminase-like domain-containing protein, with the protein MQIEIGFDIELAVTAPTALIYMLQVHPSRAADLQDGEHITISPPLHTDYYMDAFDNHCARVRIPAGVESVRLRNHAVVFDPGWTDPVDYSAVEHAAADLPVSTLPFLLPSRYCEVDSELLQFAWNNFSRVTPGWHRVQAICDFVHAHLRFDYQTARATRTALEGFRERTGVCRDFAHLAITLCRCMNIPARYATGYLGDIGIPPVPYPMDFSAWFEVYLGDRWYTFDARHNVPRIGRIVIARGRDAADVPITMVFGANSLQRFEVTTNEVLQ; encoded by the coding sequence ATGCAGATAGAGATCGGTTTCGACATTGAACTCGCCGTTACGGCACCCACGGCGCTGATCTACATGCTGCAAGTGCATCCGTCGCGCGCGGCGGACCTGCAGGACGGCGAGCACATCACCATCAGCCCGCCGCTGCATACCGACTACTACATGGACGCCTTCGACAACCACTGCGCGCGGGTGCGGATTCCAGCGGGGGTTGAAAGCGTGCGGCTGCGCAACCATGCCGTGGTGTTCGATCCCGGCTGGACCGACCCGGTGGACTACAGCGCCGTGGAGCACGCAGCCGCCGACCTCCCGGTATCGACGCTGCCCTTTCTGCTGCCGAGCCGCTACTGCGAAGTCGACAGCGAGCTGCTGCAGTTTGCGTGGAACAACTTCTCCCGCGTGACGCCGGGCTGGCATCGGGTGCAGGCCATCTGCGACTTCGTGCACGCACACCTGCGCTTCGACTACCAGACAGCGCGGGCCACGCGCACGGCGCTCGAGGGCTTTCGCGAGCGCACGGGCGTTTGCAGGGACTTTGCGCACCTGGCCATCACGCTGTGCCGCTGCATGAACATTCCGGCGCGCTACGCCACCGGCTACCTGGGCGACATCGGCATTCCGCCCGTGCCGTACCCCATGGACTTCAGCGCCTGGTTCGAGGTGTACCTGGGCGACCGCTGGTACACCTTCGATGCGCGGCACAACGTGCCCCGCATCGGCCGCATCGTGATTGCACGCGGGCGCGATGCGGCCGACGTGCCGATCACCATGGTGTTCGGCGCCAACTCATTGCAGCGCTTCGAAGTGACGACCAACGAAGTGCTGCAATAG
- the katE gene encoding catalase HPII — MTPQNKAAAGRRSKATDGTNAKQQQLEGFATDHAPNLTTNQGLQIPDNHNSLKAGLRGPTLLEDFILREKITHFDHERIPERAVHARGSAAHGFFQVYKSMSQFTSADFLQDPDAKTPVFVRFSTVAGERGSADTVRDVRGFAVKFYTREGNYDLVGNNIPVFFIQDAMKFPDLVHAVKPEPHHAMPQAASAHDTFWDFASLMPESTHMLMWAMSDRAIPRSYRMMEGFGVHTFRFVNHRGESHFVKFHWKPKLGIHGLAWDEAQKIAGKDPDFHRRDLWEAIENGDFPEWELGVQLIAPDKAQSLGFDLLDPTKLIPEEMVPVQRIGRLVLNRNPDNFFAETEQVAFHPGHVVPGIDFSNDPLLQGRLFSYTDTQISRLGGANFHELPINKSVCPFHNFQRDGMHRQAIARGQVAYEPNSLGDGKEFRVDGGSVGFQSYPEEMESPKVRRRSPTFDDHFTQARLFFNSQSAAEKEHIVAGFRFELSKVDVPAIRQRMVDNLAHVDEKLARRVAEPLGIGAPDAKAAAGRAGYREHRMTLPISESPALSMADTGDGTIRTRKIAILVADGIDSASLKPVRDALEQAGARCKVVGPRLGTIASASKRQIDVDMTFSNAPSVMFDAVLVPGGSVGAAALAATGDAVHFVLEAYKHCKAICTVGEGVQLLSKLGIAADAQPGDLPPGVVVAATPVTNLGDNTAATQIAQDFVAAIARHRHWDRADIESVPA; from the coding sequence ATGACGCCACAGAACAAGGCCGCCGCCGGACGCCGATCGAAGGCCACGGACGGCACCAACGCCAAGCAGCAGCAACTCGAAGGCTTCGCGACCGATCATGCGCCCAATCTGACGACCAACCAGGGTCTTCAGATTCCCGACAACCACAACTCGCTCAAGGCAGGACTGCGCGGGCCCACGCTGCTCGAAGACTTCATCCTGCGCGAGAAGATCACGCACTTCGACCACGAGCGCATTCCCGAGCGCGCGGTGCACGCCCGCGGCTCGGCGGCGCACGGTTTCTTCCAGGTCTACAAGTCGATGTCGCAGTTCACCTCGGCCGACTTCCTGCAGGACCCCGATGCGAAGACGCCCGTTTTCGTGCGCTTCTCGACGGTGGCCGGCGAACGCGGATCGGCCGATACGGTGCGCGACGTGCGCGGCTTCGCGGTCAAGTTCTACACCCGAGAAGGCAACTACGACCTCGTGGGCAACAACATCCCGGTGTTCTTCATCCAGGACGCGATGAAGTTTCCCGACCTCGTCCACGCCGTCAAGCCCGAGCCGCACCACGCGATGCCGCAGGCCGCGAGCGCGCACGACACCTTCTGGGACTTTGCCTCGCTCATGCCCGAGAGCACCCACATGCTGATGTGGGCCATGTCGGACCGTGCCATTCCGCGCAGCTACCGAATGATGGAAGGTTTCGGCGTTCACACCTTCCGCTTCGTCAACCACCGCGGCGAGAGCCACTTCGTCAAGTTCCACTGGAAGCCCAAGCTCGGCATCCATGGCCTGGCGTGGGACGAGGCGCAGAAGATCGCCGGCAAGGACCCCGACTTTCACCGGCGCGACCTGTGGGAAGCCATCGAAAACGGCGACTTCCCCGAATGGGAGCTCGGCGTGCAGCTCATTGCGCCAGACAAGGCGCAGTCGCTCGGCTTCGACCTGCTCGACCCGACCAAGCTCATTCCCGAAGAGATGGTGCCGGTGCAGCGCATCGGCCGGCTGGTGCTCAACCGCAACCCCGACAACTTCTTTGCCGAAACCGAGCAGGTAGCGTTCCACCCAGGACACGTGGTGCCCGGCATCGACTTCAGCAACGACCCGCTGCTGCAGGGGCGCCTGTTCTCGTATACCGACACGCAGATCTCGCGGCTGGGCGGTGCCAACTTCCACGAGTTGCCCATCAACAAGAGCGTGTGCCCGTTCCACAACTTCCAGCGCGACGGCATGCACCGCCAGGCCATCGCGCGCGGCCAGGTGGCCTATGAGCCCAACTCGCTGGGCGACGGCAAGGAGTTCCGTGTCGACGGCGGCAGCGTCGGCTTCCAGTCTTACCCCGAAGAGATGGAATCGCCCAAGGTGCGCCGGCGCAGCCCGACCTTCGACGACCACTTCACGCAGGCGCGCCTGTTCTTCAACAGCCAGAGCGCGGCCGAGAAAGAGCACATCGTCGCGGGCTTCCGCTTCGAGCTCTCGAAGGTCGATGTTCCGGCCATTCGCCAGCGCATGGTCGACAACCTGGCGCACGTGGACGAGAAGCTCGCGCGCCGCGTGGCGGAGCCGCTCGGTATCGGCGCGCCCGATGCCAAGGCCGCTGCAGGCCGCGCGGGCTACCGCGAACACCGCATGACGCTGCCCATCTCCGAGTCTCCAGCGCTCAGCATGGCCGATACCGGCGACGGCACGATCCGCACGCGCAAGATCGCCATCCTGGTGGCGGACGGCATCGACTCCGCCTCGCTCAAGCCGGTTCGCGATGCGCTCGAGCAGGCCGGCGCGCGCTGCAAGGTGGTCGGCCCGCGCCTGGGCACCATTGCCAGCGCATCGAAGCGGCAGATCGATGTCGACATGACCTTCAGCAACGCACCGTCGGTCATGTTCGACGCCGTGCTGGTGCCCGGCGGCAGCGTGGGCGCGGCAGCCCTTGCGGCCACCGGAGATGCCGTGCACTTCGTGCTCGAGGCGTACAAGCACTGCAAGGCGATCTGCACGGTGGGCGAGGGCGTACAGCTGCTGTCGAAGCTCGGCATTGCCGCCGACGCGCAACCCGGCGACTTGCCTCCGGGGGTCGTGGTGGCGGCCACGCCTGTCACCAACCTGGGTGACAACACCGCGGCCACGCAGATTGCGCAGGACTTCGTCGCGGCCATTGCCAGGCATCGCCACTGGGACCGGGCCGACATCGAGTCGGTTCCGGCCTGA
- a CDS encoding CHAT domain-containing protein, translated as MLAHGPVALAQQQAPNAEAAASKAEQARLADTDTLLALTSEGAVLYGQDAVKLSGYQYCSQAVALAEAGEFRQSVRAASKALHLANATRDPNLMAMANRDLAIVYSYSGQLEKAEEFAREALKHPARDPKLVVGPVQKVIGDVRTRRGDYAGAVISYDEALANSSARYAPLVQASLVNALIEAGDAARARSVLGGMPAPRDAPLTAQLDRTRARLLLAENKPAEARDLYRALTTRQVGTDTEYYRLWAWDGVARSELALGQKDAAAEAVARALGSVDQVRARFRSEEFKMGLFSDLQSVFERGVSIYSDAGDARQAFEVSERSRSRALLDAVRGRAKINERAAHTVDLATLQGTLAPDERVVQFHALPDRLLVWVVGPAGIEAKTVAVRREELTELVEVFRNSIVRGRRAAIANADKLGAALLGPLGLADGQRLVVVPHGPLHYLPFQALRLNGRYVIESHPVAVAPSISIAVQLAQRTPRVSASLTAFGNPRIEDKYDLPGAEVEVKQLAQLFPRNTVYMGAAATKTQFRDVAARSPLMHVAAHAEADAVDPLYSRILLANEGGKQNFLEAHEILALPMDGTALVTLSACESGLGRIAQGDEVLGFTRSFLSAGSSSLIASLWPVSDDATAVLMGTLYGELAKGRDLQKAMQAGQLAVLKDPKMSHPFFWAPFNLIGNWRLTVGS; from the coding sequence TTGCTGGCGCACGGGCCGGTGGCATTGGCGCAGCAGCAGGCGCCCAACGCCGAGGCGGCGGCCAGCAAGGCCGAGCAGGCCCGGCTTGCCGACACCGACACCTTGCTGGCATTGACCAGCGAGGGCGCGGTGCTCTACGGGCAAGACGCGGTCAAGCTCTCCGGCTACCAATACTGCAGCCAGGCGGTTGCCTTGGCCGAGGCCGGCGAGTTCAGGCAAAGCGTGCGCGCCGCCAGCAAGGCGCTGCACCTGGCCAATGCCACGCGCGACCCCAACCTGATGGCCATGGCCAACAGGGACCTGGCCATCGTCTACAGCTATTCGGGCCAGCTCGAGAAGGCCGAGGAATTTGCACGCGAGGCGCTCAAGCACCCGGCGCGCGACCCCAAGCTGGTGGTCGGCCCGGTGCAAAAAGTGATCGGCGACGTGCGCACCCGCCGCGGCGACTACGCCGGCGCCGTCATCAGCTACGACGAGGCGCTGGCCAACAGCTCGGCGCGCTATGCCCCGCTGGTGCAGGCGTCGCTCGTCAATGCGCTCATCGAGGCGGGCGATGCCGCAAGGGCGCGCTCTGTGCTCGGCGGCATGCCCGCACCCAGGGACGCGCCGCTCACGGCACAGCTCGACCGCACCCGCGCCCGGCTGCTGCTGGCCGAGAACAAGCCCGCCGAGGCGCGCGACCTGTACCGCGCACTCACCACGCGGCAGGTGGGCACCGACACCGAGTACTACCGCCTCTGGGCCTGGGACGGCGTGGCGCGCAGCGAACTGGCGCTGGGCCAGAAAGACGCCGCGGCCGAAGCCGTGGCCCGTGCGCTCGGCAGCGTCGACCAGGTGCGCGCCAGGTTCCGCAGCGAAGAATTCAAGATGGGCCTCTTCTCGGACCTGCAATCGGTGTTCGAGCGTGGCGTGTCCATCTACAGCGACGCAGGCGATGCGCGCCAGGCCTTCGAAGTGAGCGAGCGCAGCCGTTCGCGTGCGCTGCTCGATGCAGTGCGCGGCCGCGCAAAAATCAACGAACGCGCAGCGCACACGGTCGACCTGGCCACGCTGCAAGGCACGCTGGCGCCCGATGAGCGCGTGGTGCAGTTCCATGCGTTGCCCGACCGCCTGCTGGTGTGGGTCGTCGGCCCCGCCGGCATCGAGGCCAAGACCGTGGCGGTGCGCCGCGAAGAGCTCACCGAACTGGTGGAGGTGTTCCGCAACTCCATCGTGCGCGGCCGACGCGCGGCCATTGCCAACGCCGACAAGCTGGGGGCCGCGCTGCTCGGCCCACTGGGCTTGGCGGACGGCCAGCGGCTGGTCGTCGTGCCCCATGGTCCGCTGCATTACCTGCCCTTCCAGGCGTTGCGGCTCAATGGCCGCTACGTGATCGAGTCGCACCCCGTGGCGGTGGCGCCTTCGATCAGCATTGCGGTGCAGCTCGCGCAACGCACGCCGCGCGTGAGCGCATCGCTCACGGCTTTCGGCAATCCGCGAATCGAAGACAAGTACGACCTGCCCGGCGCCGAAGTCGAAGTGAAGCAGCTGGCGCAGCTCTTTCCGCGCAACACGGTGTACATGGGCGCGGCAGCCACCAAGACGCAGTTCCGCGACGTGGCCGCACGCTCGCCGCTGATGCACGTTGCAGCCCACGCAGAGGCCGATGCGGTCGACCCGCTGTACTCGCGCATCCTGCTGGCCAACGAAGGCGGCAAGCAAAACTTCCTGGAAGCACACGAAATTCTCGCGTTGCCGATGGACGGCACGGCGCTTGTCACGCTCTCGGCCTGTGAGTCGGGCCTGGGCCGCATTGCGCAGGGCGACGAGGTGCTGGGCTTCACGCGCTCCTTTCTCTCCGCCGGAAGCTCGAGCCTGATCGCATCGCTGTGGCCCGTTTCCGACGACGCAACCGCCGTGCTCATGGGCACGCTCTACGGCGAGCTCGCCAAGGGGCGTGATCTGCAGAAGGCGATGCAGGCGGGGCAGCTGGCAGTGCTGAAAGACCCAAAGATGTCCCATCCCTTCTTCTGGGCGCCGTTCAACCTGATCGGCAACTGGCGTCTCACGGTGGGGAGCTGA
- a CDS encoding ShlB/FhaC/HecB family hemolysin secretion/activation protein — translation MRARQSSTPIALAVSALVGAALLVAAQRTHAAEADTNALLPTKDPCGTCDRPLAQAAGTVAPQSLPAAPQAPAASFKLNDLRLNGVKALTNEELQSITAPYIGRDVTLGDLESLAQAITARYKEHGYFLAQAVVPVQTVRDGIVEISVIEGRLGKVDVTVAPDAPISEARVRGFLAPLQPGEAVSAPAYERAMLLLSDQPGIRVTSGLQEGTQGGTTDLSVEVAAGPRWAFTAEADNHGTKESGRFRVGGTARWLSPLGIGDNLDVRAMVSNSNALQFGRVAYEAPIGTSGLRAGVGLARVNYELGGEFAELGAQGRADVLDFSLNYPLIRQRQQNLFLRLGVDVKNLTDEMNAVDFASKKRVHGLGLGWTWERRDEVLGGGYWASSGTLYRGDLSIRDEQSRAFDQSVAGHHTEGGYTKLSFQLSRLQAIVPNHSLYVSVGGQWASKNLDASEKLSLGGARAVRAYPSGELLVDEGAIGTVEWRWSYNAEFTPFVFYDAARGKIVRDPSPFDTSANRHSLRGFGIGLSWSRPGDFSISATLAWRDGTRPAQTDGGGRNPRLYVQAQKVF, via the coding sequence ATGCGCGCCCGTCAAAGCTCAACGCCGATTGCTCTTGCTGTCTCCGCATTGGTGGGGGCTGCGCTACTGGTAGCGGCCCAGCGCACCCACGCAGCAGAGGCAGACACCAACGCGCTGCTTCCCACCAAAGACCCCTGCGGCACCTGCGACCGCCCGCTCGCCCAGGCCGCCGGCACCGTTGCGCCGCAAAGCCTTCCAGCCGCGCCCCAGGCGCCCGCCGCTTCGTTCAAGCTCAACGACCTGCGCCTGAACGGCGTCAAGGCACTGACCAACGAAGAGCTGCAAAGCATTACCGCTCCCTACATCGGGCGCGACGTCACGCTCGGCGACCTCGAAAGCCTGGCCCAGGCGATCACAGCGCGCTACAAGGAGCATGGCTACTTTCTTGCGCAGGCCGTGGTGCCCGTGCAGACCGTGCGCGACGGCATTGTGGAAATCAGCGTCATCGAAGGCCGGCTCGGCAAAGTCGACGTCACTGTTGCGCCCGACGCGCCCATCAGCGAGGCCCGTGTACGTGGCTTCCTCGCGCCCCTGCAGCCCGGAGAAGCCGTGAGCGCGCCCGCCTATGAGCGCGCGATGCTGCTGCTGTCGGACCAGCCCGGCATCCGCGTCACGTCGGGGCTGCAGGAGGGCACGCAGGGCGGCACCACCGACCTTTCGGTCGAAGTCGCCGCCGGGCCGCGCTGGGCCTTTACCGCCGAGGCCGACAACCATGGCACCAAGGAATCGGGCCGCTTTCGTGTCGGCGGCACCGCGCGCTGGCTCAGTCCCCTCGGCATCGGCGACAACCTCGACGTGCGCGCGATGGTGTCCAACAGCAACGCACTGCAGTTCGGCCGCGTGGCCTACGAGGCACCCATCGGCACCAGCGGCCTGCGCGCCGGCGTCGGGCTTGCGCGCGTCAACTACGAGCTTGGCGGCGAGTTTGCGGAGCTTGGCGCACAGGGCAGGGCCGACGTGCTCGATTTTTCGCTCAACTATCCGTTGATCCGCCAGCGCCAGCAGAACCTGTTCTTGCGCCTGGGTGTCGACGTGAAGAACCTGACCGACGAGATGAATGCGGTCGACTTCGCCTCGAAGAAGCGCGTGCACGGCTTAGGCCTTGGCTGGACCTGGGAGCGGCGCGACGAGGTGCTCGGCGGCGGCTATTGGGCCAGCTCAGGCACGCTCTACCGCGGCGACCTGTCGATTCGCGATGAGCAAAGCCGTGCGTTCGACCAGAGCGTTGCGGGCCACCACACCGAGGGCGGCTACACCAAGCTGAGCTTCCAGCTTTCGCGGCTGCAGGCCATCGTTCCGAACCACTCGCTCTATGTGTCGGTAGGCGGCCAATGGGCGAGCAAGAACCTCGACGCTTCCGAAAAGCTTTCGCTGGGCGGTGCGCGCGCGGTGCGCGCCTATCCGTCCGGTGAACTGCTGGTGGACGAAGGTGCCATCGGCACCGTCGAATGGCGTTGGTCTTACAACGCCGAGTTCACGCCCTTCGTGTTCTACGACGCCGCGCGGGGAAAGATCGTGCGCGATCCCTCGCCGTTCGACACCTCCGCCAACCGCCACAGCCTTCGGGGCTTCGGCATTGGCCTTTCGTGGTCGCGGCCCGGCGACTTTTCCATCAGCGCGACGCTTGCCTGGCGGGACGGCACACGGCCGGCGCAAACCGATGGCGGCGGCCGCAACCCGCGTTTGTATGTGCAGGCGCAAAAGGTGTTCTGA
- a CDS encoding beta strand repeat-containing protein, with amino-acid sequence MAMHNRSSRFQPQLELRPVALALVCMGLAPALAQTLPTGFSAIAGGVTAATPNAATMNINQTTARAIAQWNTFSISTGATVNVAQPSASSVLLNRVIGGEPSTIAGSINANGRVFLVNPAGVTFSKGSSVSVGGLVASTLDMSTSNEAFMAGAAKLEFRRPDGTFGTVDNQGNITLVGSGGTAALIGPQVLNSGSIVADGGTAALASGETVTLDFAGDGLTTLRVTPGIYSGVGNSGTMQANGGRVALLATSGSEVSNGVVNFRGVLRADSMVSRNGEIILDSGLSSEGVRMTGGLVSAAGNGAGLTGGTIDIKGRAIGLVPYAPPLIIDVSAPVAPPPPPPGNDDRGVIDASGNAGGGRIRVYANAVGELGDTGAIALGAGSILRADAVASGNGGDVRVLAERTLRAYGSISARGGAGGGNGGFIETSGGFAAPDDGLGGGFSIDGLRVDAAAPAGSAGTWLIDPFNVDIVPGAAAGTLPTNPFEPLAASTIQDGDINAALNGGTSVRITTGDPGAGSPTDGDIRMFNGVRINYNTANGPLTFQLDAHRSVRGDNNVVIESSGAGGPLNVVFNTDVNGGGAATGGGQVSYSGDIYTNGGNVVMNGAWSASGAGPSVSLNGNVIDTRVGRTDAGAGGSVTINGNSTGPSGGGFTEAAVYINGVQISTSTGNVDITGTGTDTSGVRLSSRFTGTGFANRQTDISTTSGNINVTGVGNFTGNSSEIPGHGVVLNNAVLRSVDGNIAVTGLRQSGAGDPGTGGDGVLLRNGSRIAATGSGNIELTGQADGGGAGVRLGPVAPVPGLFPAVLAGVSVSSAGGNVVLRAGNGGTTDALVIDGTVSAGNVVNLRPGGVAADGTAFDQVATPITLGGTANTGFAVSADEFSRISAGNAIVAGSNAHAADINVVGPLALASGLTLQNEGGGNIVLQAPITALRVGLVSAGNITQTAAAPITAGTLLARSSGGSVLLDQAANNVSANTLGGGAAGAFRYQDVDELRVGPVSVIGYDAAGNAPQVVSAGSMAADTVFVRTLSGDLQLGTAVSSTSGADLVAAARFQNVGGASLAGAPWRVWANTWIGETRGGVAGSGLLPNLYNCAYLGLCGVGVSPGDNHFIYAQRPTATVVIGNASRPAGLNNPLFTWSITGLILGDTGAGFSGTVGTGATRSSPPGAYAINGSFTSAEGYLVNVVPGTLTVGGFPQIPQVDVIRELPTTWLYDRNIGPPPICFATGPLEGDRASQGNDVLAREWSRVRSRPNLTSCVDTEKRNGCADF; translated from the coding sequence ATGGCAATGCACAACCGCTCCTCTAGATTCCAGCCGCAGCTCGAACTGCGTCCGGTCGCACTGGCACTGGTGTGCATGGGCCTGGCGCCTGCGCTGGCCCAGACCCTGCCCACCGGGTTCTCGGCCATTGCCGGAGGCGTGACCGCTGCGACGCCGAACGCCGCGACGATGAACATCAACCAGACGACGGCGCGCGCCATCGCGCAATGGAACACCTTCTCCATTTCGACGGGCGCGACGGTCAATGTGGCGCAGCCGAGTGCCAGCAGCGTGCTGCTCAACCGCGTGATCGGTGGAGAGCCCTCGACCATCGCCGGATCGATCAATGCGAATGGCCGCGTCTTCCTGGTCAACCCGGCCGGCGTGACGTTTTCGAAAGGCTCCTCGGTCAGCGTAGGCGGGCTGGTTGCATCGACACTGGACATGTCCACCAGCAACGAGGCATTCATGGCCGGCGCCGCCAAGCTCGAATTCAGGCGGCCGGACGGCACATTCGGCACCGTGGACAACCAGGGCAACATCACGCTCGTAGGCAGCGGCGGCACTGCGGCGCTCATCGGACCGCAGGTGCTCAACAGCGGCAGCATCGTTGCCGACGGCGGCACGGCCGCGCTCGCCTCTGGCGAAACAGTCACGCTCGACTTTGCCGGCGACGGGCTCACCACGCTTCGGGTGACGCCCGGCATCTACAGCGGCGTGGGGAACAGCGGCACCATGCAGGCCAACGGCGGCCGTGTGGCATTGCTGGCGACGAGCGGCTCGGAAGTGTCGAACGGCGTGGTCAATTTTCGCGGCGTGCTGCGGGCCGACTCCATGGTTTCGCGCAACGGCGAGATCATCCTGGACAGCGGGCTGTCGTCCGAGGGCGTGCGCATGACAGGCGGCCTGGTGTCCGCGGCGGGCAACGGCGCTGGCCTCACGGGCGGCACCATCGACATCAAGGGCCGCGCGATCGGGCTCGTGCCCTACGCGCCTCCGCTCATCATCGACGTTTCGGCGCCCGTTGCACCCCCGCCGCCGCCGCCCGGAAACGACGACCGCGGGGTCATCGACGCAAGCGGCAATGCCGGCGGCGGGCGGATCCGCGTCTACGCGAACGCGGTGGGCGAGCTTGGCGACACCGGCGCCATTGCACTCGGCGCCGGCTCGATCCTGCGCGCGGATGCCGTCGCCTCGGGCAACGGCGGCGATGTTCGCGTACTGGCCGAACGCACCCTGCGTGCGTACGGAAGCATCTCGGCCCGCGGCGGCGCGGGTGGTGGCAACGGCGGTTTCATCGAAACTTCGGGCGGGTTTGCAGCACCGGACGATGGGCTGGGCGGCGGCTTCAGCATCGACGGGTTGCGCGTGGACGCTGCCGCACCCGCGGGCAGCGCGGGCACCTGGCTCATCGACCCGTTCAATGTCGACATCGTTCCCGGCGCCGCGGCCGGCACGCTGCCGACCAATCCCTTCGAGCCGCTCGCGGCCAGCACCATCCAGGACGGCGACATCAACGCCGCCCTCAACGGCGGCACCAGCGTGCGCATCACCACCGGCGACCCCGGCGCGGGCTCGCCCACGGATGGCGACATCCGCATGTTCAATGGTGTGCGCATCAACTACAACACGGCCAACGGCCCGTTGACCTTCCAGCTGGACGCCCACCGCAGCGTGCGCGGCGACAACAACGTGGTGATCGAATCTTCGGGCGCAGGCGGTCCGCTCAACGTGGTGTTCAACACCGACGTCAATGGCGGCGGTGCCGCAACCGGCGGCGGCCAGGTGAGCTACAGCGGCGACATCTACACCAACGGCGGCAATGTAGTGATGAACGGCGCCTGGTCCGCATCGGGGGCAGGGCCGAGCGTGAGCCTCAACGGCAACGTCATCGACACGCGCGTCGGCCGCACCGATGCCGGGGCTGGCGGCTCGGTGACGATCAACGGCAACAGCACCGGGCCTTCGGGCGGCGGCTTCACGGAAGCAGCGGTCTACATCAACGGCGTGCAGATCTCCACCTCGACCGGCAACGTCGACATTACCGGCACCGGCACCGACACCAGCGGCGTGCGGCTCAGTTCGCGCTTCACGGGCACAGGCTTTGCGAACCGGCAGACCGACATATCAACCACCAGCGGCAACATCAACGTGACCGGGGTGGGCAACTTCACTGGCAACAGCAGCGAGATCCCGGGCCATGGCGTGGTGCTCAACAACGCGGTGCTTCGCTCGGTCGACGGCAACATCGCGGTGACCGGCCTGCGCCAGTCGGGTGCCGGAGACCCGGGCACGGGCGGCGACGGCGTGCTGCTGCGCAACGGCTCGCGGATTGCGGCCACCGGCAGCGGCAACATCGAACTCACCGGCCAGGCCGACGGCGGCGGCGCTGGCGTGCGCCTCGGCCCGGTAGCGCCGGTGCCGGGCTTGTTTCCTGCGGTGCTCGCAGGTGTCTCCGTCTCTTCGGCCGGTGGCAACGTGGTGCTGCGCGCAGGCAACGGCGGCACTACCGACGCGCTGGTGATCGACGGCACCGTGAGTGCGGGCAACGTCGTCAACCTTCGTCCCGGCGGCGTGGCGGCCGACGGCACGGCGTTCGACCAGGTCGCAACGCCGATCACGCTCGGCGGCACGGCCAACACGGGCTTCGCGGTGTCTGCCGACGAGTTCTCCCGCATCTCGGCCGGCAATGCGATCGTGGCCGGCAGCAACGCCCATGCGGCCGATATCAATGTGGTCGGTCCACTCGCGCTGGCCTCGGGCCTCACGCTGCAGAACGAAGGCGGCGGCAACATCGTGCTGCAGGCGCCCATCACGGCGCTGCGCGTGGGGCTGGTGTCCGCGGGCAACATCACGCAGACCGCGGCCGCGCCGATCACGGCCGGCACGCTGCTGGCCCGCTCGAGCGGCGGCAGCGTGCTGCTCGACCAGGCGGCCAACAACGTGAGTGCGAACACGCTGGGCGGCGGCGCTGCAGGTGCGTTCCGCTACCAGGACGTGGACGAGCTGCGCGTGGGCCCGGTATCTGTCATCGGCTACGACGCGGCGGGCAACGCGCCGCAGGTGGTGTCGGCCGGCTCCATGGCGGCGGACACGGTGTTTGTGCGCACGCTGAGCGGCGACCTGCAGCTGGGCACGGCGGTGAGCAGCACCTCCGGCGCCGACCTGGTGGCCGCGGCCCGGTTCCAGAACGTGGGCGGTGCCAGCCTGGCCGGCGCGCCGTGGCGCGTGTGGGCCAACACCTGGATCGGCGAAACGCGTGGCGGCGTCGCCGGCTCGGGCCTGCTGCCGAATCTGTACAACTGCGCCTACCTGGGCCTGTGCGGCGTGGGCGTGTCGCCCGGCGACAACCATTTCATCTATGCGCAGCGGCCGACCGCGACCGTCGTGATCGGCAATGCATCGCGGCCCGCAGGCCTGAACAATCCGCTCTTCACGTGGAGCATCACGGGCCTGATCCTGGGCGACACCGGCGCCGGCTTCAGCGGCACGGTGGGCACCGGCGCCACGCGGTCGAGCCCGCCCGGCGCCTACGCGATCAATGGCAGCTTCACCTCGGCCGAGGGCTACCTGGTCAACGTGGTGCCGGGCACGCTCACGGTCGGCGGCTTTCCGCAGATTCCGCAGGTGGATGTGATCCGCGAGCTACCGACCACGTGGCTGTACGACCGCAACATCGGACCGCCGCCGATCTGCTTTGCGACCGGTCCGCTCGAAGGCGACCGGGCCTCGCAGGGCAACGACGTGCTGGCGCGCGAATGGTCGCGCGTGCGCTCGCGGCCCAACCTCACGAGCTGCGTCGACACCGAGAAGCGCAACGGCTGCGCCGACTTCTAG